A portion of the Streptomyces sp. YPW6 genome contains these proteins:
- a CDS encoding STM4015 family protein, translated as MTYIGIRHVDRFHGLPVHTPAFPAASLPGPQTVAWRLECAYDEDSDFTTLWGRFVDTVDTTRVRALVIGPWWNDDYTPFDPVMELLVESAPLFPALRGLFLADVVSEECEVSWLRMCDITPVLEALPSLEEFGVRGCGQEGLALRPLRHEALRFESGGLPGTLVRAVAGSELPALERLELWFGSTWYGGDATIEDVRPVLSGGSFPRLRHLGLQNSEFQDEIAGAVASAPVVAQLESLALSMGTLSDTGGEALLNGQPLNHLSLLDLRHHYLTGPVLERIRTSCAPAVVEGGEAEEDYADPDDEDDEPERYVAVGE; from the coding sequence ATGACGTACATCGGCATTCGGCACGTCGACCGCTTCCACGGGCTGCCGGTCCACACCCCGGCGTTCCCGGCCGCGTCCCTGCCCGGCCCGCAGACCGTGGCCTGGCGGCTGGAGTGCGCGTACGACGAGGACAGCGACTTCACCACCCTGTGGGGCCGGTTCGTCGACACGGTGGACACGACGCGGGTCCGGGCGCTCGTCATCGGCCCCTGGTGGAACGACGACTACACGCCGTTCGACCCGGTGATGGAACTGCTCGTGGAGAGCGCTCCGCTCTTCCCGGCGCTGCGCGGGCTCTTTCTCGCCGATGTGGTGAGCGAGGAGTGCGAGGTGTCCTGGCTGCGTATGTGCGACATCACCCCGGTGCTCGAAGCGCTGCCGTCCCTGGAGGAGTTCGGCGTGCGCGGCTGCGGCCAGGAGGGACTCGCCCTGCGGCCGCTGCGCCACGAGGCGCTGCGCTTCGAGTCCGGCGGGCTGCCCGGCACGCTGGTGCGCGCCGTCGCCGGGAGCGAACTGCCCGCGCTGGAAAGGCTGGAGCTGTGGTTCGGCAGCACGTGGTACGGCGGCGACGCGACGATCGAGGACGTCCGCCCGGTCCTGTCGGGCGGGTCGTTCCCGCGGTTGCGCCACCTGGGTCTGCAGAACAGCGAGTTCCAGGACGAGATAGCCGGCGCCGTGGCTTCGGCCCCGGTCGTCGCCCAGCTGGAGTCCCTGGCCCTGTCCATGGGCACGTTGAGCGACACGGGCGGTGAGGCGCTGCTCAACGGTCAGCCCCTGAACCACCTGTCCCTGCTCGACCTGCGCCACCACTACCTCACCGGGCCGGTGCTGGAGCGCATCAGGACCTCGTGCGCCCCGGCCGTGGTCGAGGGCGGCGAGGCCGAGGAGGACTACGCCGACCCGGACGACGAGGACGACGAGCCGGAACGCTATGTCGCGGTCGGCGAGTAG
- a CDS encoding STM4014 family protein: MSRSASSGGGGPKPRFAVVGNPDNRRVAFFQQAVRSAGLPSARVVPWLQVLSGDAAFAPGESVRIDSPGEDAEVDRLLRGVDDPTRVEGSARWYARFTAAAQALSGAASAAGAQVLGSPADIAVLFDKRLCHGLLDRAGVPVPASPTSGPAGAPVRGWSDVRELLREHRMPRAFVKLAHGSSASGVLAVETAGPGRVRASTSVERDASGRLFNSLRVRRYTSEREVGAVVDTLAPDGLHIERWLPKASQRGRAADLRIVVVGGRATHAVVRTSTSPMTNLHLGGARGDLDEVRAAVAAAGGCWREALAMCERAAACFPGTPCVGVDLLPTAGWRRFAVGEVNAFGDLLPGLTGLPGSGAEGLDTYAAQVAAVLDRARNHRAVTAS; this comes from the coding sequence ATGTCGCGGTCGGCGAGTAGCGGCGGGGGCGGTCCAAAGCCGCGCTTCGCGGTCGTGGGCAACCCGGACAACCGGCGGGTCGCCTTCTTCCAGCAGGCTGTGCGGTCCGCCGGTCTGCCGTCGGCCAGGGTCGTGCCGTGGCTCCAGGTACTGAGCGGGGATGCGGCGTTCGCTCCCGGGGAGAGCGTGCGGATCGATTCGCCCGGTGAGGACGCCGAGGTGGACCGGCTGCTCCGCGGGGTCGACGACCCGACCCGGGTGGAGGGTTCGGCCCGGTGGTACGCCCGCTTCACCGCGGCGGCGCAGGCGCTGTCCGGTGCGGCGTCCGCAGCCGGTGCCCAGGTGCTGGGTTCGCCCGCCGACATCGCCGTGCTCTTCGACAAGCGGCTGTGCCACGGGCTGCTCGACCGGGCGGGAGTCCCCGTGCCCGCCTCGCCCACTTCCGGACCGGCCGGCGCCCCGGTGCGCGGCTGGTCCGACGTACGGGAGCTGCTGCGTGAGCACCGGATGCCCCGCGCGTTCGTGAAGCTCGCGCACGGTTCCTCCGCCTCCGGCGTGCTGGCGGTGGAAACGGCCGGTCCCGGCCGGGTCCGGGCGAGCACGTCGGTGGAACGGGACGCGTCGGGGCGGCTGTTCAACTCGCTGCGGGTGCGGCGCTACACCTCGGAACGGGAGGTCGGCGCCGTCGTGGACACGCTGGCCCCGGACGGGCTGCACATCGAGCGCTGGCTTCCCAAGGCGTCCCAGCGGGGGCGGGCCGCGGACCTGCGGATCGTGGTGGTCGGCGGCCGGGCGACGCACGCCGTGGTGCGGACGAGCACGAGCCCCATGACCAACCTGCATCTGGGCGGCGCGCGCGGTGACCTCGACGAGGTCCGGGCCGCCGTGGCGGCGGCGGGCGGCTGCTGGCGTGAGGCGCTGGCGATGTGCGAGCGGGCGGCGGCCTGCTTCCCCGGGACGCCCTGCGTCGGCGTCGACCTTCTGCCCACGGCCGGCTGGCGGCGCTTCGCCGTCGGCGAGGTCAACGCCTTCGGTGATCTGCTGCCCGGACTGACCGGTCTGCCGGGCAGCGGCGCCGAGGGCCTGGACACCTATGCGGCGCAGGTCGCCGCCGTACTGGACCGAGCGAGGAACCACCGTGCCGTCACCGCTTCCTGA
- a CDS encoding STM4013/SEN3800 family hydrolase, giving the protein MGEVVGSHDLLLVTLDTLRHDVAVELAAAGRIPNLARRLPGGGWEERHAPGSFTYASHQAMFAGFLPTPASPGPHPRLFAARFAGSETTADGTFVFDTPDLVSGLAAEGYRTVCIGGVGFFNHQGPLGSVLPGMFQESHWEPGFGVASPTSFEEQVARAEQVVAALPREQRLFLFVNVSALHQPNWFHLPGATREAGDSRATHAAALEYVDRHIGRLFAAASSRRRCFAIVCSDHGTAYGDDGYTGHRLGHPAVWTVPYAHFFLEPPATQEPEATR; this is encoded by the coding sequence ATGGGCGAGGTCGTGGGCAGCCACGACCTGCTGCTGGTCACTCTGGACACCCTGCGCCACGACGTCGCCGTCGAGCTGGCGGCCGCCGGGCGCATCCCGAACCTGGCCCGGCGACTGCCCGGCGGCGGCTGGGAGGAGCGGCACGCCCCGGGGAGCTTCACCTACGCCTCGCACCAGGCGATGTTCGCCGGGTTCCTGCCGACGCCCGCCTCCCCCGGGCCGCATCCGCGGCTGTTCGCCGCACGGTTCGCGGGCAGCGAGACGACGGCGGACGGCACGTTCGTGTTCGACACGCCGGATCTGGTCTCGGGGCTGGCCGCCGAGGGATATCGCACGGTGTGTATCGGCGGGGTCGGCTTCTTCAACCATCAGGGGCCGCTCGGATCGGTGCTGCCCGGGATGTTCCAGGAGAGCCACTGGGAGCCCGGATTCGGCGTCGCCTCACCCACCTCGTTCGAGGAGCAGGTGGCGAGGGCGGAGCAGGTCGTCGCGGCGCTGCCCCGGGAGCAGCGGCTGTTCCTCTTCGTCAACGTGTCCGCCCTGCACCAGCCGAACTGGTTCCATCTGCCCGGCGCGACCCGCGAGGCGGGCGACTCCCGGGCCACGCACGCGGCGGCCCTGGAGTACGTGGACCGGCACATCGGCCGGCTCTTCGCCGCCGCGAGCAGCCGCCGCCGGTGTTTCGCCATCGTCTGCTCCGACCACGGCACCGCCTACGGCGACGACGGCTACACCGGCCATCGGCTCGGCCACCCGGCCGTCTGGACCGTCCCGTACGCGCACTTCTTCCTCGAACCGCCCGCGACGCAGGAGCCGGAGGCCACCCGATGA
- a CDS encoding STM4012 family radical SAM protein, with amino-acid sequence MTITTGTPAPAAVRPYESYVYAYPHKTAYRPLADRPALRSLWAAEPKDALSLYLHLPFCEVRCGFCNLFTRIGAPEGLTTRYLDALDRQALAVREALGDDEPVRFAAAAFGGGTPTFLTAAELERLCDLAEKRMGADLSAVPLSVETSPSTATADRLAVLADRGTTRISIGVQSFVDEEARAAVRPQRRADVEAALGRIRDARIPVLNIDLIYGIDGQTERSWLTSLDAALAWRPEELYLYPLYVRPLTGLHRLGPVVAGPEAEAREQTAWDEQRLRLYAVGREHLLARGYEQVSMRMFRRSDAPREQEGPSDHACQTDGMIGLGCGARSYTSALHYSFDYAVEMREIRSIIDDFTATEDFSRAEVGRYVDADEARRRHLLQSLLQAAGLPVAEYRARFGTDPGADFPAELAGFAARGWLDTSAPDGLLRLSPSGLAHSDALGPALFSPGVRAAMAAYERK; translated from the coding sequence ATGACGATCACCACCGGTACTCCCGCGCCGGCCGCCGTGAGGCCGTACGAGAGCTACGTCTACGCCTATCCGCACAAGACGGCCTACCGTCCGCTGGCCGACCGCCCGGCCCTGCGGTCGCTCTGGGCGGCGGAGCCGAAGGACGCGCTCTCCCTCTACCTCCACCTGCCGTTCTGCGAGGTCCGCTGCGGGTTCTGCAATCTGTTCACCAGGATCGGCGCGCCCGAGGGACTGACGACGCGCTATCTGGACGCGCTCGACCGGCAGGCTCTGGCGGTGCGGGAGGCGCTGGGGGACGACGAGCCGGTGCGGTTCGCCGCGGCGGCTTTCGGTGGCGGCACTCCGACGTTTCTGACCGCGGCTGAGCTGGAGCGGCTCTGCGACCTGGCCGAGAAGCGGATGGGGGCCGACCTGAGCGCGGTCCCGCTGTCCGTGGAGACCTCGCCGTCCACGGCGACGGCGGACCGGCTGGCGGTGCTGGCCGACCGGGGCACGACGAGGATCAGCATCGGCGTGCAGAGCTTCGTGGACGAGGAGGCACGGGCCGCCGTCCGTCCGCAGCGCCGGGCCGATGTGGAAGCGGCGCTCGGCCGGATCCGCGACGCCCGGATCCCGGTGCTGAACATCGACCTGATCTACGGCATCGACGGGCAGACCGAGCGCAGCTGGCTCACCTCGCTGGACGCGGCGCTGGCCTGGCGGCCCGAGGAGCTGTATCTCTATCCGCTGTACGTGCGCCCGCTCACCGGCCTGCACCGCCTCGGCCCGGTGGTGGCCGGCCCGGAGGCGGAGGCCCGGGAGCAGACGGCCTGGGACGAGCAGCGGCTGCGGCTGTACGCGGTGGGGCGGGAGCATCTGCTGGCGCGCGGCTACGAGCAGGTGTCGATGCGGATGTTCCGGCGCTCCGACGCCCCGCGCGAGCAGGAGGGCCCGTCGGACCACGCCTGCCAGACCGACGGCATGATCGGTCTGGGCTGTGGTGCCCGTTCGTACACGTCCGCCCTCCACTACTCCTTCGACTACGCGGTGGAGATGCGGGAGATCCGGTCGATCATCGACGACTTCACCGCCACCGAGGACTTCTCCCGGGCCGAGGTCGGCCGGTACGTCGACGCGGACGAGGCGCGTCGGCGGCACCTGCTGCAGTCGCTGCTCCAGGCGGCGGGGCTGCCGGTGGCGGAGTACCGGGCCCGGTTCGGCACGGATCCGGGCGCGGACTTCCCGGCCGAGCTGGCGGGGTTCGCGGCCCGGGGCTGGCTCGACACGTCGGCGCCGGACGGTCTGCTCAGGCTGTCGCCGTCGGGCCTCGCCCACTCCGACGCGCTGGGTCCCGCGCTGTTCTCCCCCGGGGTGCGGGCGGCGATGGCCGCGTACGAGCGGAAGTGA
- a CDS encoding STM4011 family radical SAM protein gives MDLTILYRGPLASCDYDCPYCPFAKRRDSRAQLTADREALERFTGWAAEQTGDRLSVLFTPWGEGLVRSWYRRALTELSRLPHIARVAIQTNLSGRTDWAADADAERIALWCTYHPGQTPYDRFLGKCRDLSAQGIRYSVGVVGLDEHLGEARRLRAELPDTVYLWVNAAEGHTYTDAEAARWTELDPLFPYSRDPHRSAGLPCRTGESVISVDGDGTVRRCHFVEAELGNLYDGSYRRALGPRACPLAVCDCHIGYVHLESLPLYDVFAGGVLERIPAGYGTGTPPDRLVVPNPSRRALPLLEP, from the coding sequence GTGGACCTGACGATTCTCTACCGGGGGCCGCTCGCCTCCTGCGACTACGACTGTCCCTACTGTCCGTTCGCCAAGCGGCGGGACAGCCGTGCGCAGCTCACGGCGGACCGGGAGGCGCTGGAGCGGTTCACCGGCTGGGCGGCAGAGCAGACGGGCGACCGGCTGTCGGTGCTGTTCACGCCGTGGGGCGAGGGGCTGGTGCGCTCGTGGTACCGGCGGGCGCTGACCGAGCTGTCGCGGCTGCCGCACATCGCCCGGGTCGCGATCCAGACGAACCTGAGCGGCCGCACGGACTGGGCGGCGGACGCCGACGCGGAGCGGATCGCGCTCTGGTGCACGTACCACCCGGGGCAGACCCCGTACGACCGGTTTCTGGGGAAATGCCGGGATCTGTCGGCGCAGGGTATCCGCTACAGCGTGGGGGTGGTGGGGCTCGACGAGCACCTCGGCGAAGCGCGGCGACTGCGGGCGGAGCTGCCGGACACGGTCTATCTCTGGGTGAACGCGGCCGAGGGCCACACGTACACCGACGCGGAGGCGGCGCGCTGGACGGAGCTGGATCCGCTCTTCCCCTACAGCCGCGATCCGCACCGCTCGGCGGGTCTGCCCTGCCGCACGGGCGAGTCGGTCATCTCGGTGGACGGGGACGGCACGGTCCGGCGCTGCCACTTCGTCGAGGCGGAGCTGGGCAACCTCTACGACGGCAGTTACCGCCGGGCCCTCGGCCCACGGGCGTGTCCGCTCGCCGTGTGCGACTGCCACATCGGCTATGTGCATCTGGAGTCGCTGCCGCTGTACGACGTGTTCGCCGGCGGTGTCCTGGAGCGGATACCGGCCGGATACGGCACGGGGACGCCGCCGGACAGGCTCGTCGTGCCGAACCCGTCCCGGCGTGCGCTCCCCTTGCTGGAGCCCTGA
- a CDS encoding SGNH/GDSL hydrolase family protein, translating into MADDSRNNQQHTIGSYAAIGDSFTEGVGDPGPDGTFVGWADRFAVLLADRLPAPDPAGPAGAPYEDSPHGDFRYANLAVRGRLLDQIVEEQVPRAKELAPDLVSFCAGGNDIIRPGTDPDDLAERFERAVADLSNAVGTVMVTTGFDTRGVPVLRHMRGKIATYNVHLRAIADRYRCPVLDLWSLRSVQDRRAWDADRLHLSPEGHTRVALRAAQVLGHEVPADPDQPWPPQAQRSPFDERRDNLQWAREYLVPWIGRRLRGESSGDHVEAKRPDLLPL; encoded by the coding sequence GTGGCAGACGATTCGAGAAACAACCAGCAGCACACCATCGGGTCGTACGCGGCGATCGGCGACAGTTTCACCGAGGGCGTCGGAGACCCCGGTCCCGACGGGACCTTCGTCGGATGGGCGGACCGCTTCGCGGTGCTCCTCGCCGACCGGCTCCCGGCCCCCGACCCGGCCGGCCCCGCGGGCGCTCCGTACGAAGACTCCCCGCACGGGGACTTCCGCTACGCCAATCTCGCCGTACGAGGACGTCTCCTCGACCAGATCGTCGAGGAGCAGGTCCCGCGCGCCAAGGAGCTGGCCCCCGATCTGGTCAGCTTCTGCGCCGGCGGCAACGACATCATCCGGCCGGGCACCGACCCCGATGATCTCGCCGAGCGCTTCGAGCGCGCCGTCGCCGATCTGAGCAACGCCGTCGGCACGGTCATGGTCACCACCGGCTTCGACACCCGGGGTGTCCCGGTGCTGCGCCACATGCGCGGCAAGATCGCCACGTACAACGTCCATCTGCGGGCCATCGCCGACCGCTACCGGTGTCCGGTGCTGGACCTGTGGTCCCTGCGCTCGGTCCAGGACCGCCGCGCGTGGGACGCCGACCGGCTGCACCTGTCGCCCGAGGGCCACACCCGTGTCGCGCTCCGCGCCGCCCAGGTCCTCGGCCACGAGGTGCCCGCCGACCCCGACCAGCCCTGGCCGCCGCAGGCCCAGCGCAGCCCCTTCGACGAGCGGCGCGACAACCTCCAGTGGGCCCGCGAGTACCTGGTGCCCTGGATCGGCCGACGGCTGCGCGGCGAGTCCTCCGGCGACCACGTCGAGGCCAAACGCCCCGACCTGCTGCCGCTGTAG
- a CDS encoding LysM peptidoglycan-binding domain-containing M23 family metallopeptidase, which translates to MPAQGKHRRPKSGPISRGVLAAGTGGAALALPLIGATVANAADQAVPAAKPAAASVAAAHTAPAAAPVTSKAPKTYTVVTGDYLSKIAAEHQLKGGWEKLYQDNRSAVGDNPSLIHPGLKLTLGAKGSAPAEKSAAPEAAPKKAAPKKAAPKKAAPAPKAAPEEAPKGDTISADDSEGSGASAQSGSSEATGSGWSAPLASANVTTPYRASGSSWSSGYHTGADFRAASGTPVLAIGSGTVVSAGWSGSYGNEVVIKHEDGMYSQYAHQTSLNVSVGQTVTGGQQIGLSGSTGNSTGPHLHFEVRTGPSYGSDVDPIAYLRQHGVSV; encoded by the coding sequence ATGCCCGCACAGGGTAAGCACCGCCGTCCGAAGTCCGGCCCGATCTCCCGCGGCGTCCTCGCCGCAGGGACCGGCGGCGCCGCACTCGCCCTCCCGCTCATCGGCGCCACCGTGGCGAACGCCGCGGACCAGGCCGTGCCGGCCGCCAAGCCGGCCGCCGCCTCGGTCGCCGCCGCGCACACCGCTCCCGCCGCCGCTCCTGTCACGTCGAAGGCCCCGAAGACGTACACCGTGGTCACCGGCGACTACCTGTCGAAGATCGCCGCCGAGCACCAGCTCAAGGGCGGCTGGGAGAAGCTCTACCAGGACAACCGCTCCGCGGTCGGCGACAACCCCAGCCTGATCCACCCGGGCCTGAAGCTGACCCTCGGCGCCAAGGGCTCCGCCCCGGCCGAGAAGTCCGCGGCCCCCGAGGCCGCCCCGAAGAAGGCCGCCCCGAAGAAGGCCGCGCCGAAGAAGGCGGCACCGGCCCCGAAGGCCGCGCCGGAGGAGGCCCCGAAGGGCGACACCATCTCCGCCGACGACTCCGAGGGCTCCGGCGCCTCCGCGCAGAGCGGCTCCTCCGAGGCCACCGGTTCCGGCTGGTCCGCCCCGCTGGCCAGTGCCAACGTCACCACCCCGTACCGCGCTTCCGGCTCCAGCTGGTCCAGCGGCTACCACACCGGCGCGGACTTCCGGGCCGCCTCCGGCACCCCCGTCCTCGCCATCGGCTCGGGCACCGTCGTCTCGGCCGGCTGGAGCGGCTCGTACGGCAACGAGGTCGTCATCAAGCACGAGGACGGCATGTACTCCCAGTACGCCCACCAGACCTCGCTGAACGTCTCGGTCGGCCAGACCGTCACCGGCGGCCAGCAGATCGGCCTCTCCGGCTCCACCGGCAACTCGACCGGCCCGCACCTGCACTTCGAGGTCCGCACGGGCCCGAGCTACGGTTCGGACGTCGACCCGATCGCCTACCTGCGTCAGCACGGCGTCTCGGTCTGA
- a CDS encoding tyrosine-protein phosphatase — MTQQVPQVPPNEIVLTGVRNFRDVGGLPTADGRRTAFGRLYRSGHLAHATAEDAAFLGGLGLHTVFDFRHSADHQLDGYDIELAGVRNVSIPLSDPADGAEFWRLVGSGNIEQLRSVLAGGKGVDRMVRMYRATIEDRTAEHSRVLHALAEDSVPALMHCAAGKDRAGLSIAVALLAVGVVPEAIEEDYLKSNDPHRRYKVKRSDPSGTGMSPEVAELLDPLFGARPAYLAAAFAAIEENWGSTDRYLAEGLGISPETRERLRERLLDEG; from the coding sequence GTGACGCAGCAGGTGCCGCAGGTCCCGCCGAACGAGATCGTGCTGACCGGAGTCCGCAACTTCCGCGACGTGGGCGGACTCCCCACCGCGGACGGGCGGCGGACCGCCTTCGGCCGGCTCTACCGCAGTGGCCATCTGGCGCACGCCACCGCCGAGGACGCGGCCTTCCTCGGCGGGCTGGGGCTCCACACCGTCTTCGACTTCCGCCACTCCGCCGACCATCAGCTCGACGGCTACGACATCGAGCTGGCCGGTGTCCGCAATGTCAGCATTCCGCTCTCCGACCCGGCGGACGGCGCGGAGTTCTGGCGCCTGGTGGGCAGCGGGAACATCGAGCAGCTGCGTTCGGTCCTGGCGGGAGGCAAGGGGGTCGACCGCATGGTCCGGATGTACCGCGCGACGATCGAGGACCGCACCGCCGAGCACAGCCGGGTCCTGCACGCCCTGGCCGAGGACAGCGTCCCGGCACTGATGCACTGCGCGGCGGGCAAGGACCGGGCCGGCCTCTCGATCGCGGTCGCCCTGCTCGCCGTCGGGGTCGTTCCGGAGGCGATCGAGGAGGACTACCTCAAGTCCAACGACCCCCACCGCCGGTACAAGGTGAAGCGCTCGGACCCGTCCGGGACCGGTATGTCGCCCGAGGTGGCGGAGCTGCTGGACCCGCTGTTCGGGGCGCGGCCCGCCTATCTCGCAGCGGCCTTCGCCGCCATCGAGGAGAACTGGGGATCGACGGACCGCTATCTGGCCGAGGGGCTGGGGATCTCCCCGGAGACCCGGGAGCGGCTGCGCGAGCGGCTGCTCGACGAGGGCTGA
- a CDS encoding DUF6126 family protein has translation MSDSEHYDPLGPGRRADEDPQEKRMPRGVIIRLFAYLVAGHIIAAFLYLLFAVAGSK, from the coding sequence ATGTCCGATTCCGAACACTACGACCCGCTGGGCCCCGGCCGCCGCGCGGACGAGGACCCGCAGGAGAAGCGGATGCCGCGCGGAGTCATCATCCGGCTCTTCGCCTATCTGGTGGCGGGCCACATCATCGCGGCCTTCCTCTACCTGCTCTTCGCGGTGGCCGGGAGCAAGTGA
- a CDS encoding helix-turn-helix domain-containing protein, which produces MKPPDEGAPDELPGVAPRLRDLRRARGLTLETAARRAGLSPAHLSRLETGRRQPSLPMLLGLARIYGTTVSELLGEQPPERDAVIRGGGFEGAEADGWMYRQAGGSGRAMQALRVRVPYGAQGDLVRVHPGEEWLYVLEGRLRVGLGDTVHDLEPGDSAHFDSLTPHRIAAVDRSGAELLFVHSLLQSPAAEICLGSGPHPR; this is translated from the coding sequence ATGAAACCTCCGGACGAAGGGGCGCCGGACGAGCTCCCCGGCGTCGCCCCCCGCCTGCGCGACCTGCGCCGTGCCCGTGGTCTCACCCTGGAGACCGCGGCCCGGCGGGCCGGGCTCTCGCCGGCCCATCTCTCCCGGCTGGAGACCGGCCGCAGACAGCCCTCGCTGCCCATGCTGCTCGGGCTCGCCCGCATCTACGGTACGACGGTCTCCGAGCTCCTCGGTGAGCAGCCGCCCGAACGGGACGCGGTCATCCGCGGCGGCGGCTTCGAGGGGGCGGAGGCCGACGGCTGGATGTACCGGCAGGCGGGCGGCTCCGGCCGTGCGATGCAGGCGCTGCGGGTGCGCGTCCCGTACGGGGCCCAGGGCGACCTGGTCCGGGTGCACCCCGGCGAGGAGTGGCTGTACGTCCTGGAGGGCCGGCTGCGGGTCGGGCTCGGCGACACGGTCCACGACCTCGAACCCGGCGACAGCGCCCACTTCGACTCGCTCACCCCGCACCGGATCGCCGCCGTCGACCGCTCCGGCGCGGAGCTGCTCTTCGTCCATTCCCTCCTGCAGAGCCCGGCCGCCGAGATCTGCCTCGGCAGTGGGCCGCACCCGCGCTGA
- a CDS encoding aspartate aminotransferase family protein: MTDGGPGGFDLGRLLAERGAERYELHARHLNHQLPRMLHTIGFDKVYERAEGAYFWDSDGNDYLDMLAGFGVMGLGRHHPVVAKALHDVLDAQLADLTRFDCQPLPGLLAEKLLTHSPHLDRVFFGNSGTEAVETALKFARYATGKPRVLYCDHAFHGLTTGSLSVNGESGFRDGFAPLLPDTAVPLGDLDALRRELERGDVAALVVEPIQGKGVHAAPPGYLREAQELLHRHRALLIADEVQTGLGRTGDFYAYQHEEGVEPDLVCVAKALSGGYVPVGATLGKDWIFRKVYSSMDRVLVHSASFGSNAQAMAAGLAVLAVMEDEETVANARRTGDLLRARLAALVDRYELLHEVRGRGLMIGIEFGRPSSWKLRSRWTMLQAARKGLFAQMVVVPLLQKHRILTQVSGDHLEVIKLIPPLVIGDAEVDRFVAAFTAVMDEAHSGGGLMWDFGRTLVKQAVANR; the protein is encoded by the coding sequence GTGACGGACGGCGGGCCGGGCGGCTTCGACCTCGGACGGCTCCTCGCCGAGCGCGGCGCCGAGCGGTACGAGCTCCATGCGCGCCACCTGAACCACCAGCTGCCGCGCATGCTGCACACCATCGGCTTCGACAAGGTCTACGAGCGGGCCGAGGGCGCGTACTTCTGGGACTCGGACGGCAACGACTACCTCGACATGCTGGCCGGGTTCGGCGTCATGGGGCTCGGCCGGCACCATCCGGTCGTCGCCAAGGCCCTGCACGACGTGCTCGACGCCCAGCTCGCCGACCTCACCCGCTTCGACTGCCAGCCGCTGCCCGGACTGCTCGCCGAGAAGCTGCTGACCCACAGCCCTCACCTGGACCGCGTCTTCTTCGGGAACAGCGGCACGGAGGCGGTCGAGACGGCGCTCAAGTTCGCCCGGTACGCCACCGGGAAGCCCCGGGTCCTCTACTGCGACCACGCCTTCCACGGGCTCACCACGGGATCCCTCTCGGTCAACGGGGAGAGCGGCTTCCGCGACGGCTTCGCCCCGCTGCTCCCCGACACGGCCGTCCCGCTCGGCGACCTCGACGCGCTCCGCCGTGAGCTGGAGCGGGGCGACGTCGCGGCCCTGGTCGTCGAGCCGATCCAGGGCAAGGGCGTGCACGCCGCGCCGCCCGGCTATCTGCGCGAGGCCCAGGAGCTGCTGCACCGGCACCGGGCGCTCCTGATCGCCGACGAGGTCCAGACGGGCCTCGGCCGTACCGGCGACTTCTACGCCTACCAGCACGAGGAGGGGGTGGAGCCCGACCTCGTGTGCGTGGCCAAGGCCCTCTCCGGCGGCTATGTGCCCGTCGGCGCGACCCTCGGCAAGGACTGGATCTTCCGCAAGGTCTACTCCTCCATGGACCGGGTCCTCGTCCACTCCGCGAGCTTCGGCTCCAACGCGCAGGCGATGGCGGCCGGGCTCGCCGTCCTGGCGGTGATGGAGGACGAGGAGACCGTGGCCAACGCCCGGCGCACCGGGGACCTGCTGCGCGCGCGGCTGGCCGCCCTGGTGGACCGCTACGAGCTGCTGCACGAGGTGCGCGGCCGGGGGCTGATGATCGGCATCGAGTTCGGCCGGCCGTCCTCGTGGAAGCTCCGGAGCCGCTGGACCATGCTCCAGGCGGCCCGGAAGGGCCTCTTCGCGCAGATGGTCGTGGTCCCGCTGCTCCAGAAGCACCGGATCCTCACCCAGGTCTCCGGCGACCACCTGGAAGTGATCAAACTGATCCCGCCACTGGTCATCGGGGACGCGGAGGTGGACCGCTTCGTGGCGGCGTTCACCGCCGTCATGGACGAGGCGCACAGCGGCGGCGGCCTGATGTGGGACTTCGGCCGGACACTGGTGAAGCAGGCCGTGGCCAACCGCTGA